A stretch of the Pleurodeles waltl isolate 20211129_DDA chromosome 2_1, aPleWal1.hap1.20221129, whole genome shotgun sequence genome encodes the following:
- the LOC138269990 gene encoding olfactory receptor 6B1-like, translating to MAFDRYVAICNPLRYPTIMNHRLCLQLALSCWVCGFLSLVVTLTQISKLHFCGPNVINHYYCDFAPLVSLSCSDTYTVELNFFILVTVVILGCLLVVIVSYICIMLTILRMSSSIGRMKAFSTCASHLAVITIFYGTTIFMFVKPTGRGSLQINKVVSIFPSIVTPLLNPIIYTLRNKEIKDSLRRGAQSITMIRNCNSRK from the coding sequence ATGGCCTTTGATCGTTATGTGGCAATCTGCAATCCTCTGCGCTACCCGACCATCATGAACCATAGACTGTGTCTTCAGCTTGCTTTGAGCTGCTGGGTTTGTGGCTTTTTGTCTTTAGTGGTAACACTCACTCAGATCTCTAAACTACACTTTTGTGGCCCCAATGTGATCAACCATTACTACTGTGACTTTGCTCCGCTTGTAAGTCTGTCCTGTTCCGATACATATACAGTTGAGTTGAATTTCTTTATCCTGGTTACTGTTGTAATATTAGGTTGCCTTCTGGTGGTTATTGTATCCTATATATGCATCATGTTGACAATTCTAAGAATGTCAAGTAGTATCGGGAGGATGAAGGCTTTCTCCACATGTGCTTCTCACCTTGCTGTGATAACAATATTCTATGGGACTACAATCTTCATGTTTGTGAAGCCAACAGGAAGAGGTTCTCTGCAAATCAACAAGGTTGTTTCTATCTTCCCTTCCATTGTAACACCACTGCTAAATCCTATCATTTACACCCTAAGAAACAAAGAGATAAAGGACAGCCTGAGAAGAGGTGCACAGAGTATTACAATGATACGAAATTGTAACTCTCGAAAATGA